Genomic window (Allostreptomyces psammosilenae):
CCCTGGCCTGCTCCAGGCGCTGGGCGTGCACGTCGTCGGCGCGCGCGGCGCTCCGCTCGGCCTGCCGCTTGAGGTTCCCGGCGACGATCCGCGGCAGGCCCTTGTCGGCCACGGTGCGCGCCGCGACGGACGAGCGCCGCTGCGCGCGTTCCCGGGCGAGCTGCATCTCGGCCTTCTGCCGGCGCACGTCGAGTTCGGCGGTGCGCAGCGCCTGTTCGGCCGCCCGCTGTTCCCGCTCCACGGCGGCCAGGTACTCGCTGTGGTTGCCGCCGAAGACGCGCAAGCCCTCCGGGCGGAGTTCGGCGACGCGGTCGACGGTGTCCAGCAGTTCCCGGTCGTGGCTGACCACGACCAGGCAGCCGGGGTAGGCGGCCAGCGACTGCCTGAGCCGGGCGCGGGCCCGGATGTCCAGGTTGTTGGTGGGCTCGTCCAGCAGCAGCACGTCGGGCCGGCCGAGCATCCGGCCGGCCAGACCGACCAGCATGGCCTCGCCGCCGCTGAGGCCGGCCACGGTGCGGTCCAGGCCGTCGGGGCCGTCGGCCAGTCCGGCCAGCCCGAGCCGGGCCAGGGCGGCCCGGGAGCGCTCCTCGATGTCCCAGTCGTCCCCCACGGTCTCGAAGTGGCGGTCAGCCACGTCGCCGGACTCGATGGCGCGCACGGCCGCCAGGGTGTCGGCGATCCCGAGGAGTTCGGCCAGGGTGGCGCCGGGCTCCAGGGGGAGGTCCTGGGGCAGGTGGGCGACGTGGCCGTGCACGGTGACGGTGCCGCTGGTCGGGGTCAGCTCGCCGAGGACCAGCCGCAGCAGGGTGCTCTTGCCGGCACCGTTGACGCCGATCAGGCCGGTGCGGCCAGTGCCGAACACGGCGGTCAGGCCGCGCAGGGCCACGGTGCCGTCCGGCCAGGTGAATCCCAGGTTGCTGAGTGTGATGGAGGATGGGGGCATCGTCGCACCTCGCGTCGGTGGCGGGTGGTGACGCCGCGAACGGGCGCGTCGCGGCGTGACCACGGGTGGGAGGGGACGAGCCGTCCGGCCGGGGCGCCGCCGGATCGGGGAGGCGGTCCGCTCACCGGGCACGGGCACTGGGGCACGGGCGCTGGGGCACGGGCACTGGGCACGGGGCCGGTGGACGCGGGGCCTCGGTCGGGCGCCCCAAGGGCGCCAGCGGGCGGCGCGGCGGGGTGGGCGCGTGGAACGCGGCCCACCCACGGAGGACGGCACGGCTCGCCTGCCCCTGCGCCTCGGGCGGCGGTCAGGGGCGGGGCCTGGGCGTCCTCCGGGTGTTACAAAGTGCCGGCTCCCGCGGTTCGGTTCCCCGGCGCTGACACCCACCGGGGGCCGTCGGCCGCAGGGGCCGGGGGCGCGCGGTGGCGGGCCGGTCGTGCGTGACGCACGCTGCTGCACCGAAGCTACGGCGGGCGGCCGGGCGGCGCAACCGGTTTTCCGTCACCCCGCAGGGATCAGACCAGGCCCAGGGCGAACAGCCCGCATCCGCCACCGGTGACCAGGAACAGCGGGATGAGCAGGGTGTTCTCCACCGCGCTGCCGGCCTTGAACCGCAGGGCGCGGGGTGGGCCCAGCGGGTACCAGCGCTTGCGGCCGAAGGGCAGCGGCCACAGCACCGGGCAGCCGGAGACGGTGATCGCGTCGCCGAGGCAGTGCACCAGGGCGCCGAGCACCACCGGCAGCCCGAGCCAGGCCAGCTCCGGCTCGCCGGCCGGCAGGGGAACCCCGGAGGCGTCCAGCAGCCAGGCGGCCTCGGCGGCCGGACCGGTGGCCAGGTCGGACAGCAGCCAGGCGCCGGTGGCGCCGAGGAGCCAGACCAGGACGTCGCTGGAGGCGCGCGCGGCCCGCCACAGCAGGCCCTCGATGGCCAGGACGGTGTGCGTGAACAGCACCGCCAGCAGCCCCCACCGGCCGCCGAAGACCACCACGGCGGTGGTGACCAGGCCGGCCAGCACGGCCCACACCAGGGTGTGGGTCAGCGTGCGGTGGCCGCCGGAGCGCCGGGGGTCGCCGGGGCCGCGGGTGGCCCGGTAGACCGCCGCCGCGAGCCGTTCGATGACCACGCACAGCCCCTTCGACAACGGGCCGAAGGCGCGGGAGATGGTGGCGGCCCGGTGGTCGAGGTCCGGGGCGAGGGCCGCGCCGGCGCACACGATGGTGCCGATGAGCAGCACCGGCCAGGGCATCGGGGCGCCGCCGGCGGCCCCGAGCGCCCCCACGCCGAGCCAGGCGGCGGCTCCGGAGAGCGAGTGCGCCGGTCCCATCACGGCTGTCGCTCCCCTCCCTCGCCGGGCACGTCGTGGCCGGTCACGGGCCGTGCCCCGACCGTGTCCGTCACGGCGACCCTACATCCGAAAGATCATCATCATCCAGTCGGACCGGGGGCGGTGACGCCGCGCGAGCACTCTTACCACCTGGAGGCGGTCCGTGGGGCCAAGGCCGGTTGCAAGCTGCCCGGATGGGGAAGGCTTCCAGGCACACCCTCGACGAGACGCCCGTCACACGGCAGCATGCACAGATGACACCGCTCGCGCCATCGCTCGCCGGGCGCGGTGCGGGGCGGTGCAGCTCGACCGACCGGAGGACGACCGAGGGAGGCCCCCAGTGATCGACCAGCGCGGCCCCGTGATGGAGGATGCCCCACCCGTCACGTCGTACATTGACCCGGTCTGCGTGGGCCTGGCCGTGGCGGGGAGATCCAGTCGCTACGCCTGGGGCCTGGCCGCCTCGGACGGCCAACGACTGTCCGGGTTGACCGAAAGTGGCCAGGGCAGCACGGACGCCCTGCTGGACGGGCTGGCCGCGCTGCTCGCCCACCCCACGCTGCCGCGCATGCCGCTCGACCTGTACTGGAACGACAGCCGCCTGCACGAGGGCCTGGAGGGCATGCGCACCGCGTTCCCCTCCATCGAACCGCACCTGTGCCGCGGCCCGGGGCGGCGCAACACCTGGATACGCCAGGCGCTGGAGGTCGCGGAGGAGGCGCTGGACGAGGCGGGCGTCCCGCTGCCGCAGCCCAGCGCGCCGACGGTGATGATCGCCGCCACCGACGGCTCGTTCGGCCGGCGCAGTCGGGAGGGCGGCTGGGGCTGGGTCTCCGCCTGCGGTCGCTGGGGCTTCGGCTCGGTGCGCTGCTCCCATCCGACGGCGGCGGAGGTGGCGGCGATCGCCCGGCTGGTCTCCACCGTGCCGAAGTCCCGGCCGCTGCACATCCTCACCGACTCCAAGGCCGCGATCGCCCTGATCGGCCAGGTCCGGGAGGCCTTCACCGACGGCCGCGAGGCGCACAGCCTGACCGGTCACCACGACACCGACCAGCTGCTGGTGGCGATCGGTCGCAGGCTCGCGACCGGGCACTTCCTGGAGCTGGGCTGGGTTCGTGGGCACTCCGGGCACCCGCTGAACGAGGGCGCCGACCGGCTGGCCGTGCTGGGGCGGCGGGCCGCCCACGCGGGACTGCCGCGCGAGCTGTCCGCGCGCACCGCCAAGCGCATCGCCGACGAGACGCTGGACGCGCTGCGCACCGCCTCCGTGCCGCTGCCGCACTGCCGTCAGCCGCTGCCCGCCGAGAACCCGGTGGCCGCCGCCTGAATCCCCGCCACGCCGGCGGGCCGGCGCGCCCCCGTCGAGGGTCCGCGCCGGCCCGGCCGGGCGGCGCCCCGGCCGACCCGCGGCCGAGCGGTGGTCGGGGCGCCGTCGCCCGCGGGTGATCAGGGGACGGTGATGGCGATCTTGCCGCGCACGTGCCCCTCGGCGTTCGCGCGCTGGGCCTCGGCGGCGCGCTCCAGCGGGAAGGTCTGGGCGACGTCGACGGTGACCGCGCCGGAGTCCACCAGCCGGCCCAGCTCGGTCAGGTCGGCCGAGTCCGGTCGGACGAAGACGTAGGCACCGCCCAGCTCCTTCACCCGGCCGTCCACGATGGAGGCCAGCCGGCCGCCCTCGGCGAGCAGCCCCGGGGAGACCTCCAGCGCCTCACCGCCGATCAGGTCCAGCGCGGCGTGCACGCCGTCCGGCGCCAGCCGGCGGACCCGATCGGCCAGCCCGTCCCCGTAGGCGACCGGCTCGGCGCCCAGCTCGCGCAGGTGGTCGAAGTTGCGCTCGCTGGCCGTGCCGATGACCCGGGCCCCGCGCGCGACGGCGATCTGCACCGCGATGTGGCCGACCCCGCCCGCGGCCGCGTGCACCAGCACCGTCTCGCCCGCGCCCACCGCGAGGGCCTTGACCAGGGCCTGGTAGGCGGTCAGACCGACCAGCGGCAGGCTGCCGGCCTGCTCCCAGCTCAGCGTCCGCGGCTTGGGCGCCAGGGTGCGCACCGGCGCGGCGACGTACTCGGCGTAGGTGCCGTGGTGGACGACGTCCTGCCGGACGTAGCCGATCACCTCGTCGCCGGGCGCGAACTCGGGGACGGCTGCGCCGGCCCGCTCCACCACGCCGGCGAGGTCCCAGCCGGGCACCACCGGGAAGAAGGCGTCCATGATGCCGTCGAGGTATCCCTCGCGGACCTTCCAGTCCACCGGGTTCACCGAGCTGGCCCGGACCCGGACGAGCACCGAGTCCGGCCCCAGCTTGGGCTCGGGGACGTCGCGGTACTCCAGGACCTCCGGACCGCCGTACCGGCTGTAGGTGATGGCCTTCATCGGCTCCCCTCCACGGGTTCTCGTATCGTCACGCACCGCCGGCCGGGTGGGGCGTCCGTGTCCCACGGGGCCGGCGGTGCGCGAGTGGTTGGTTCCCGCCGTGCAACGCGTCCGGGCGCCGGACTATGCCCGGCGCACCGACTCCGCCCGTTCGCGCAGCGCGGCGACGGCGGCGGACGGGTCGTCGGCGCCGTAGACGGCGGACCCGGCGACGAAGACGTCCGCACCGGCCTCGGCGCAGCGCTCGATGGTGGTGGCGGAGACGCCGCCGTCCACCTGGAGCCACAGTTGCAGGCCGTGGCGCTCGATCAGCCGCCGGGTGCGGCGGATCTTCGGCAGCATCACGTCCAGGAACGCCTGCCCGCCGAAGCCCGGCTCCACCGTCATGATCAGCACCATGTCGAGCTCGGGGAGCAGGTCCTCGTAGGGCTCGATCGGGGTGGCGGGCCGCAGTGCCATCGAGGCGCGCGCCCCCTGGGCGCGCAGCTCCCGGGCCAGCCGGACGGGGGCGGCGGCGGCCTCCACGTGGAAGGTGACCGAGGAGGCGCCGGCCTCCGCGTACTGCGGGGCCCAGCGGTCCGGGTCCTCGATCATCAGGTGGCAGTCCAGCGGTGTCGCGGTGGCCTTGCGCAGCGACTCGACGACGGGCAGGCCCAGGGTGAGGTTGGGCACGAAATGGTTGTCCATGACATCCACGTGCAGCCAGTCGGCGCCGCGGACGGCCTCGGCCTCGGCGGCGAGGTTGGCGAAGTCCGCGGACAGGATCGAGGGGCTGATCTGGACGGGGTTGCGGTGCCCGTCCGGCTGGGGCGCGGGGTGAGTCTGCTCGGCCATGGGACAACCCTGCCACCTGGCGGGGCGCGGGTCCGCATCGGCCCGTGTTCTTCGGCCGGACGCGCCCGTTCCGGGAGGGCGTGGCGAACGCCGCGCACGCCCGTCGAGTAAGCGCTTTCCGTGCCGCCCGCGCCCGTGCGCCGCGGCCGGAACGCCCGGCCGCGCGAGGGTTGACGACGTGATCCCGGACGGCGTACGAGGGAGCGGACACGCGCTCCGGGCCCTCCCGGGCCGACCACCGTCCCCGCTCCCCCGTCGAACGGACCGCCGCATGCCGTACATCAGCTCCCAGACCCGGCCCGACCTCCGCCTCTTCTACACCGACCATCCCGCGCGAGTGGCGGGGAGCGGCGCCGGGACGCTGGTGCTGGTGCACGGCTGGGGCGGGGACTCCCAGGAGTGGTGCCCGCACATCCCGGCCTGGTCGCAGCGCCACCGGGTCCTGGCGCTGGACCTGCGCGGGCACGGCTGGTCGTCCGTCCCGGAGAGCGGTTACTCCCTCACCGAGCTGGCCGAGGACGTCGCGGCGGTGATCCACGCCGCGGACGCTGCCGGCCGCGCCCCGGGGCCGCTCACCCTCGTCGGGCACTCGATGGGCGGCACGGTGGCGCTCCGGCTGGCCGTGGACCGCCCGGAGGTGCTGGACAGCCTGGTCGTCCTCGACCCCGCGTACGGCGCCGACGAGCGGGAGACCGCCGAGCGGACCCCCCGCCGGCTGCGCGCCTACCGCACCGACTCCGGTTGCCGCCGGGCGGTGCTGGAGCAGGTCGCCGGGGCGCTCGCGGACGCCCCCGCCGAGCTGCGGCTGGCGCACCTGCGCCGGATCGAGGCCATCGAACCGCTGGTGCTGCGGGAGTCCTTCGTCGGCAACTAC
Coding sequences:
- a CDS encoding ABC-F family ATP-binding cassette domain-containing protein, producing MPPSSITLSNLGFTWPDGTVALRGLTAVFGTGRTGLIGVNGAGKSTLLRLVLGELTPTSGTVTVHGHVAHLPQDLPLEPGATLAELLGIADTLAAVRAIESGDVADRHFETVGDDWDIEERSRAALARLGLAGLADGPDGLDRTVAGLSGGEAMLVGLAGRMLGRPDVLLLDEPTNNLDIRARARLRQSLAAYPGCLVVVSHDRELLDTVDRVAELRPEGLRVFGGNHSEYLAAVEREQRAAEQALRTAELDVRRQKAEMQLARERAQRRSSVAARTVADKGLPRIVAGNLKRQAERSAARADDVHAQRLEQARARLAEAERAVRDDDRIALDLPDTAVPAGSTVVEARGLTATRPDGAPLFGGGADLTIRGPERIALVGPNGSGKTTLLRRLAGLDADRPGAGGEVRHGAAGRTAFLPQRLDVLDDDLSVRENLRRHAPQLDDTTARTRLARLLFRGDRIHLPARALSGGERLRACLACVLFAEPAPRLLLLDEPTNNLDLEAVARLREALAGYRGALVVVSHDPVFLGELGVTRVLRTRVGHPPTEEGAVPAALDD
- a CDS encoding metal-dependent hydrolase, with amino-acid sequence MMGPAHSLSGAAAWLGVGALGAAGGAPMPWPVLLIGTIVCAGAALAPDLDHRAATISRAFGPLSKGLCVVIERLAAAVYRATRGPGDPRRSGGHRTLTHTLVWAVLAGLVTTAVVVFGGRWGLLAVLFTHTVLAIEGLLWRAARASSDVLVWLLGATGAWLLSDLATGPAAEAAWLLDASGVPLPAGEPELAWLGLPVVLGALVHCLGDAITVSGCPVLWPLPFGRKRWYPLGPPRALRFKAGSAVENTLLIPLFLVTGGGCGLFALGLV
- a CDS encoding RNase H family protein; the encoded protein is MIDQRGPVMEDAPPVTSYIDPVCVGLAVAGRSSRYAWGLAASDGQRLSGLTESGQGSTDALLDGLAALLAHPTLPRMPLDLYWNDSRLHEGLEGMRTAFPSIEPHLCRGPGRRNTWIRQALEVAEEALDEAGVPLPQPSAPTVMIAATDGSFGRRSREGGWGWVSACGRWGFGSVRCSHPTAAEVAAIARLVSTVPKSRPLHILTDSKAAIALIGQVREAFTDGREAHSLTGHHDTDQLLVAIGRRLATGHFLELGWVRGHSGHPLNEGADRLAVLGRRAAHAGLPRELSARTAKRIADETLDALRTASVPLPHCRQPLPAENPVAAA
- a CDS encoding NADP-dependent oxidoreductase encodes the protein MKAITYSRYGGPEVLEYRDVPEPKLGPDSVLVRVRASSVNPVDWKVREGYLDGIMDAFFPVVPGWDLAGVVERAGAAVPEFAPGDEVIGYVRQDVVHHGTYAEYVAAPVRTLAPKPRTLSWEQAGSLPLVGLTAYQALVKALAVGAGETVLVHAAAGGVGHIAVQIAVARGARVIGTASERNFDHLRELGAEPVAYGDGLADRVRRLAPDGVHAALDLIGGEALEVSPGLLAEGGRLASIVDGRVKELGGAYVFVRPDSADLTELGRLVDSGAVTVDVAQTFPLERAAEAQRANAEGHVRGKIAITVP
- the rpe gene encoding ribulose-phosphate 3-epimerase, producing MAEQTHPAPQPDGHRNPVQISPSILSADFANLAAEAEAVRGADWLHVDVMDNHFVPNLTLGLPVVESLRKATATPLDCHLMIEDPDRWAPQYAEAGASSVTFHVEAAAAPVRLARELRAQGARASMALRPATPIEPYEDLLPELDMVLIMTVEPGFGGQAFLDVMLPKIRRTRRLIERHGLQLWLQVDGGVSATTIERCAEAGADVFVAGSAVYGADDPSAAVAALRERAESVRRA
- a CDS encoding alpha/beta fold hydrolase, translated to MPYISSQTRPDLRLFYTDHPARVAGSGAGTLVLVHGWGGDSQEWCPHIPAWSQRHRVLALDLRGHGWSSVPESGYSLTELAEDVAAVIHAADAAGRAPGPLTLVGHSMGGTVALRLAVDRPEVLDSLVVLDPAYGADERETAERTPRRLRAYRTDSGCRRAVLEQVAGALADAPAELRLAHLRRIEAIEPLVLRESFVGNYLSPGALGPRTEAGPALAGHSLPQLTVRIREEPAEWERPLLRHPRSRVEVWSGVGHYLHEERPAEVVDLVLDWQRDLAAAG